Genomic DNA from Candidozyma auris chromosome 1, complete sequence:
TTGCCtctcttttggaaaatACGACCGGCACCTTTAGCACAGTAGTAGACAGAGTTCAAATCCAAATCCATCATTTTCTTCCACGCATCCACACCTTCAACGTCAATGCACCTTCCCTCGCTCCAAGCCACGCCAGCGTTGGCGACAAACACATCAAGACCACCAAAGTCTTCCTCGATTTGCTTGATCACCTTCTCCACGTCTTCGTGGTCAGCAATGTTGCATTTGTAGCATTTAGCTCTCACACCATACGTTTTGGCCAAGTGCTCCGCCTTGTCCTCAATTGGATGCGAGTTGTACCAAAGGGCTACGTCAGCGCCAGCCTGAGCAAAACCTTCGGCCACAGCCCAGCCAATGCCTCCGGAAGAACCCGTCACCGAGGCAACCTTGCccttcaaagagaacaagtCAAGAGCACTGGCCGCCACTTTGGGGGCCTGGGTTGGCAAATCACCGAGAGCCTTGTTGATAATTGATTCCACCATGATTGTAATATTATAGTATGAAGAAAAGTTTGTGAATTTGTAGTTTAAATTTCTCGCACATACTCGGCGGGATCGGTGAAATATATAGGCTTCTGGAATGGTTGCTAACGTCTCAGAGTGAAGTGTGAAGAAGTGCACCGACCC
This window encodes:
- a CDS encoding SDR family oxidoreductase, with the translated sequence MVESIINKALGDLPTQAPKVAASALDLFSLKGKVASVTGSSGGIGWAVAEGFAQAGADVALWYNSHPIEDKAEHLAKTYGVRAKCYKCNIADHEDVEKVIKQIEEDFGGLDVFVANAGVAWSEGRCIDVEGVDAWKKMMDLDLNSVYYCAKGAGRIFQKRGKGSFVVTASMSGHIVNVPQLQAPYNAAKAALIMLVKSLAVEWAPFARVNSVSPGYIDTDITEHIDEESVNTWYKIIPLGRMGQPRELVGAYLYLASDASTYTTGTDILVDGGYCAP